GCTGGTACCTCGAACGACCCGCCGCACCGCCGCCGCGGCGGGTCGTTCACCTTTTTCCGCATTGGTGCGGTCCTGCCCTGCTCCGAGGAGACGCGCCGCGGGAATTCGCGCCCCTCAGTCCACTCCCCGCATCAACCGGTGGATGGACCTGGCACCCAGCACGAGCGCGACGCCCAGCGCGATGGCCACCCCGCCCAGCACCCCGAAGTACGCCTCCGCGTTCTCGTCGCTGTAGTAGCGCACCACGATCGCGCCCACGCCCTGCCCCGCCGCCGTGGCGAGGAACCACAGGCCCATGGTCTGCGAGGCGAACGCCCGGGGCGCGAGCTTGGTCGTCACCGACAGCCCCACCGGCGAGAGCATCAGCTCACCGCAGGTCATCACCAGGTACATCGCGATCAGCCACAGGAAGCTCACCCGCACCGCCGGGTCGCCCTGCCCCGCCACCATCAGCAGCAGGAACGACAGGCCCACCAGCAGCAGCGAGTAGCCGAACTTGCGCGGCGTCACCGGCTGGCGCCCGGCCAGCCGCGACCAGAGCAGGGCGAACAGCGGCGCCACCACGATGATCATCACCGGGTTGATCGACTGCACGAACGACGGCTTGAGCGAGAGCCCGAGGACCGTGGTGTCCACCCGCGTGTCCGCGAACGCCGCGATCACCGTGGCGCTCTGCTCGAACAGCAGCCAGAACATCGCCGCCGCGACGAACAGCGGGATGTAGGCGATCACCCGGGACCGCTCCACCGGCGTGGTGCGCGGGCTGCGCACCATCACCGCGAAGTACCCGACCGGCAGCAGCACCGACAGCAGGCTGATCAGGTTGATCACGCCCTCCGCGCCGAGCACGCCGAGCACCACCAGCAGCGCGACCGCGGCGACCGCGCCGACCACCACCGCCGCGATCCGGCCCAGCACCCGGCCGCGCTCCCCGGCGGGCAGCGGCCTCGGCGGCGCGGCGGCCGAGTCGCCCAGGCCGCGCACGCCCGCCCGGTACACGACCAGGCCCAGCGCCATGCCGACCGCCGCCGCGCCGAAGCCCAGGTGCCAGTCGTACTCCTCGCCCAGGAAGCCGCACACCAGCGGCGCCAGGAAGCCGCCGAGGTTGATGCCCATGTAGAAGATCGTGAAGCCCGAGTCGCGGCGCGGGTCCTGCCGGTCGTAGAGCCCGCCGACGACCGTGGAGATGTTCGGCTTGAGCAGGCCGGTGCCCAGCACGATCAGCACCAGGCCGGTGTAGACGCCCGCCACGCCGATCGGCAGCGCCAGCGCGACGTGCCCGAGCATGATGAGCACGCCGCCGTGGAAGACCGCGCGCTGGCCGCCCAGCACCCGGTCGGCCAGCCAGCCGCCCGCCACCCCGGACATGTAGACCGACGCGCCGTAGATGGCGACCAGCGACAGCGCGAAGCTCTTGTCGAGCCCGAGCGCGCCCTCGGCCGTGGACCGGTACAGGTAGTAGGCCAGGATCGCTTTCATCCCGTAGTAGGAGAAGCGTTCCCACAACTCGGTGAAGAACAGCGTGGACAGTCCTCGGGGGTGACCGAAGAAGTCCCGCTGCGGGGTGGAGACGGCGCTCGTGGCGCTCACTGGGTCCTCCTGCTCTCGGCGGACGTCACCGTCGGCGTCCGGGCAAAACTACGCCGAACGGGTGTACGTCGGGAAATCCGCATACCACCGAGTGGTCCAATGCACAGCCGCGGGTGGTGCCGACCCGTGCGGCGCCGGACCCCTGCCGGAGCTCACGGGGCCCGCCCCGCGCGGCTCCCCCGTCCGCGCGGGGCGGGCCCCGCCTCCCCCTTCACGATGCGCCAACCCCCGACGTCCGACGCATGGGCACAGTGATATCCCGCCGAAGGTTGTCCGGGGTCGGCTCCCGGCACCTGACAACAGTTGCCGGACAACCTCATCGGGCCCCGCCGCACGCGTGCGGCGGGGCCCGACGGGTGCCGGACGGACCAGCCGAGGTGATCGACGTCCGCACCGGGAGGTGGTCTGCGCACACCCAGGGTGCCGGCGAACCGCCGCGAACGCCCGACCAGTCGGCGAACTCCGTGCGTCGATCCGGTCACGGACCGTTGACGCCCGGCTCCCAGCTCTCGGGCCGACCGCTCTCGGTCAGCAGCAGCTGCCAGTCGCCGAAGCCCATCGGCGCGTCGTGGTGCCACGGGAACCGGCCCTGGGCCGTGGGCACGATGATCTGCACGGCGGCGAAGTCGCCCTTGCCGTAGAGCAGGAACGCGCTGCCGAAGAACTCCGGGTAGAAGCCCTTGAACACGCGCTCGAAGGTGATCGGGACGCCGTCGAAGAAGTCCCAGTAGAGCCTGCCGGGGACGAACCGCTCACCGCGCCGGGCGCGGTCGACGTAGGCCCGGATGAGCACCTGGGCCTGCTCGGGCGGCAGGCCGAGCACCACGGCCTCGGCCACCCCGAACCGGCGCCAGGCGCCCACGGAGAACGCGTACCCGGCGCCCTCGGCGTCCTCGGGCACGGTGACCACCGCGTGCCCGTGCAGCTCGGACTGCTCCAGCAGCCAGTCGCGCAGCTTCAGGTCCTGGGGGGAGGGAGACGACACCGGGCCATTGTGACCGGCGCTCCCGTCACCCCCGTGTGAGACCGCGAGGCCGCCGCGCGAGACCGCCCTCACACCCGCGACCGCGCGCACGCGCGCACGCGCCACACCCGCACCCGCCCCCGCGCAAGACCGCACCCGGGCACGACCGCGGCCCACCCGAACCCGCGCACGACCGCACCCCGCACACAGCCGCGGCCCCACCCGAACCCGCACCCGCACTCGCGCACGACCGCACCCCGCACACGACCGCGGCCCCACCCGAACCCGGGCGGGGCCGCGGCCCGCGAAGCGGGACCGGTCAGCCGACCTCGGCCATGACCTCGTCGGACACGTCGAAGTTCGCGTAGACGTTCTGCACGTCGTCGCAGTCCTCCAGCGCGTCGATCAGCTTGAAGATCTTCCGCGCGCCCTCCGCGTCGAGCTGCACCGACACCGACGGCAGGAAGTTCGCGTCCGCCGACTCGTAGTCGTAGCCGGCGTCCTGGAGCGCCTTGCGCACGGCCACCAGGTCGGTCGCCTCGCACACGACCTCGTAGCTCTCGCCCAGGTCGTTGACCTCCTCCGCGCCCGCGTCCAGCACGGCCATGAGCACGTCGTCCTCGGTCAGCTCGCCCTTGGGCAGGATCACCACGCCCTTGCGGCCGAACATGTAGGCCACCGAGCCCGGGTCGGCCATCGAGCCGCCGTTGCGGGTCATGGCGGTGCGGACCTCCGACGCGGCCCGGTTGCGGTTGTCGGTCAGGCACTCGATCAGCACCGCCACGCCGTTGGGGCCGTAGCCCTCGTACATGATGGTCTGCCAGTCGGAGCCGCCCGCCTCCTCGCCGGCACCGCGCTTGCGCGCGCGCTCGATGTTGTCCAGCGGCACGGAGTTCTTGCGCGCCTTCTGGATGGCGTCGTACAGCGTCGGGTTGCCGTCGGGGTCACCGCCGCCGCCGCGGGCCGCGACCTCGATGTTCTTGATCAGGCGCGCGAAGAGCTTGCCGCG
This portion of the Saccharothrix syringae genome encodes:
- a CDS encoding peptide MFS transporter codes for the protein MSATSAVSTPQRDFFGHPRGLSTLFFTELWERFSYYGMKAILAYYLYRSTAEGALGLDKSFALSLVAIYGASVYMSGVAGGWLADRVLGGQRAVFHGGVLIMLGHVALALPIGVAGVYTGLVLIVLGTGLLKPNISTVVGGLYDRQDPRRDSGFTIFYMGINLGGFLAPLVCGFLGEEYDWHLGFGAAAVGMALGLVVYRAGVRGLGDSAAAPPRPLPAGERGRVLGRIAAVVVGAVAAVALLVVLGVLGAEGVINLISLLSVLLPVGYFAVMVRSPRTTPVERSRVIAYIPLFVAAAMFWLLFEQSATVIAAFADTRVDTTVLGLSLKPSFVQSINPVMIIVVAPLFALLWSRLAGRQPVTPRKFGYSLLLVGLSFLLLMVAGQGDPAVRVSFLWLIAMYLVMTCGELMLSPVGLSVTTKLAPRAFASQTMGLWFLATAAGQGVGAIVVRYYSDENAEAYFGVLGGVAIALGVALVLGARSIHRLMRGVD
- a CDS encoding DUF4262 domain-containing protein, whose protein sequence is MSSPSPQDLKLRDWLLEQSELHGHAVVTVPEDAEGAGYAFSVGAWRRFGVAEAVVLGLPPEQAQVLIRAYVDRARRGERFVPGRLYWDFFDGVPITFERVFKGFYPEFFGSAFLLYGKGDFAAVQIIVPTAQGRFPWHHDAPMGFGDWQLLLTESGRPESWEPGVNGP
- a CDS encoding YebC/PmpR family DNA-binding transcriptional regulator, which codes for MSGHSKWATTKHKKAALDAKRGKLFARLIKNIEVAARGGGGDPDGNPTLYDAIQKARKNSVPLDNIERARKRGAGEEAGGSDWQTIMYEGYGPNGVAVLIECLTDNRNRAASEVRTAMTRNGGSMADPGSVAYMFGRKGVVILPKGELTEDDVLMAVLDAGAEEVNDLGESYEVVCEATDLVAVRKALQDAGYDYESADANFLPSVSVQLDAEGARKIFKLIDALEDCDDVQNVYANFDVSDEVMAEVG